A region from the Solibacillus sp. FSL H8-0523 genome encodes:
- the tyrS gene encoding tyrosine--tRNA ligase, producing MTNELLQDLEWRGLLYQQTDAEGMEKLLNEQNVSLYVGVDPTADSMHIGHIVPLLTLRRFQKAGHKPVLLVGGATGTVGDPSGRSEERQLQTMEQVDANVRGLKAQMERLFDFSSDADNGAILVNNNDWAGQMTLIDFLRDYGKLINVNYILNKDTVASRLDSGISFTEFAYTLIQGMDFNHLYDHFNVRIQVGGSDQWGNITTGLEMIRKTHDENAKAFGITIPLVTKADGTKFGKTAGGAVWLDAKKTSPYEFYQFWINTADADVVKYLKIFTFLTREEIEGLAESVETEAHLRKAQKTLAAEMTKLIHGEEGLAQAERITAALFSGDLKALSVMEMKVAFAGVPSVEVSKEDKNIVDLIVEAGISSSKRQAREDVTNGAISVNGEKVTDLEYVIDGKDRLEDAFAIIRRGKKKYHMVKFA from the coding sequence ATGACAAACGAATTATTACAAGATTTAGAGTGGCGCGGCCTGTTATACCAACAAACAGACGCAGAAGGTATGGAAAAATTATTAAATGAGCAAAATGTATCGTTATACGTAGGGGTTGACCCAACAGCAGATTCAATGCACATCGGTCATATCGTACCACTTTTAACATTACGTCGCTTCCAAAAAGCAGGTCACAAACCAGTTTTACTAGTAGGTGGGGCAACAGGTACAGTAGGGGATCCATCAGGTCGTTCAGAAGAGCGCCAACTACAAACGATGGAGCAAGTAGATGCAAACGTGCGCGGTTTAAAAGCGCAAATGGAGCGTTTATTCGACTTCTCATCGGATGCAGACAACGGTGCGATTTTAGTCAACAACAATGACTGGGCTGGCCAAATGACATTAATCGATTTCCTACGCGATTACGGGAAGCTAATTAACGTCAATTACATTTTAAATAAAGATACTGTGGCATCACGCCTTGATTCAGGGATTTCGTTTACTGAATTTGCGTACACATTAATCCAAGGGATGGACTTCAACCATTTATACGACCACTTCAACGTGCGTATTCAAGTAGGCGGTTCAGATCAGTGGGGCAATATCACAACTGGTTTAGAAATGATCCGTAAAACGCATGATGAAAATGCCAAAGCATTCGGTATTACGATTCCACTTGTAACAAAAGCAGATGGTACGAAATTCGGTAAAACAGCAGGTGGCGCCGTATGGTTAGATGCGAAGAAAACATCGCCATACGAGTTCTACCAATTCTGGATTAACACAGCGGATGCAGATGTTGTGAAATACTTAAAAATCTTCACGTTCTTAACACGCGAAGAAATTGAAGGCTTAGCAGAAAGTGTTGAAACAGAAGCACACTTACGTAAAGCACAAAAAACATTAGCAGCTGAAATGACAAAGCTGATTCACGGTGAAGAAGGCTTAGCGCAGGCAGAGCGCATTACGGCTGCATTATTCTCTGGTGACTTAAAAGCATTATCAGTAATGGAAATGAAAGTCGCATTCGCAGGTGTTCCTTCTGTAGAAGTATCAAAAGAAGACAAGAACATTGTAGATCTTATCGTAGAAGCAGGTATTTCTTCATCAAAACGCCAAGCACGTGAAGATGTGACAAACGGTGCAATTAGTGTAAATGGTGAAAAAGTGACGGATTTAGAATACGTAATCGACGGGAAAGACCGTTTAGAGGACGCATTCGCGATTATCCGCCGCGGTAAGAAAAAATATCATATGGTGAAATTTGCTTAA